In Quercus lobata isolate SW786 chromosome 12, ValleyOak3.0 Primary Assembly, whole genome shotgun sequence, a genomic segment contains:
- the LOC115972287 gene encoding U-box domain-containing protein 4-like has translation METENRPSFSYMGRNFSDLSINEDSSAFSECNSDRSGEFPSTSSQSRQLAMACASENSDELIQQLVSDLQSCSIEEQKQAAMEIRLIAKNKPENRVKIAKAGAVKPLISLISSADPQLQEYGVTAILNLSLCDENKEIIAFSGAIKPLVRALRLGTPTAKENSACALLRLSQVDENKSAIGRSGAIPLLVNLLESGGFRAKKDASTALYSLCSVKENKIRAVHAGIMKPLVELMADFGSNMVDKSAYVLSLLVSVTDARTALVEEGGIPVLVEIVEVGSQRQKEIAVAILLQVCEDSVVYRTMVAREGAIPPLVALSQSGTNRAKQKAETLIELLRQPRSGNVAATTKTSAVSV, from the exons ATGGAAACCGAGAATCGGCCGAGTTTTTCATACATGGGGAGGAATTTCAGTGATTTGAGTATTAACGAGGACTCTTCAGCTTTTAGCGAATGTAACAGCGATAGATCCGGCGAGTTTCCGTCGACTTCTTCGCAGAGCCGGCAGCTCGCCATGGCCTGTGCGTCGGAGAACTCGGACGAGTTGATCCAACAACTCGTCTCTGACCTCCAGTCCTGTTCGATTGAGGAGCAAAAGCAAGCGGCCATGGAGATCAGACTCATCGCGAAGAACAAGCCGGAAAACCGGGTCAAAATCGCGAAAGCCGGCGCGGTTAAGCCGTTAATCTCGTTGATTTCCTCGGCCGATCCTCAGCTCCAAGAGTACGGCGTCACGGCGATTCTGAATCTCTCGCTCTGCGACGAGAACAAGGAGATCATAGCCTTCTCCGGCGCGATTAAGCCACTGGTTCGAGCTTTGAGACTGGGAACTCCGACGGCGAAAGAGAACTCGGCTTGCGCTCTGCTTCGACTCTCTCAGGTAGACGAGAACAAATCCGCAATCGGACGGTCAGGAGCGATTCCGCTGCTGGTGAATCTTCTAGAAAGCGGCGGCTTTCGCGCGAAGAAGGACGCATCGACGGCTCTGTACTCTTTGTGCTCTGTAAAGGAAAACAAGATCAGAGCCGTCCATGCTGGAATCATGAAGCCGTTGGTGGAATTAATGGCTGATTTCGGGTCAAACATGGTGGACAAGTCAGCGTACGTACTGAGCCTACTGGTTTCAGTTACGGACGCGAGAACAGCCTTGGTTGAAGAAGGTGGAATTCCGGTGTTGGTCGAGATTGTAGAGGTCGGTTCACAGAGGCAAAAGGAGATCGCGGTGGCGATATTGTTACAGGTCTGTGAGGACAGTGTGGTGTACCGTACTATGGTGGCTCGCGAAGGAGCGATTCCTCCCCTCGTGGCTTTGTCTCAGTCCGGCACCAATCGCGCCAAGCAAAAG GCGGAGACATTGATAGAGCTTCTACGGCAACCGAGGTCCGGCAACGTCGCTGCCACTACCAAAACGTCAGCGGTGTCAGTATAA
- the LOC115971885 gene encoding mitochondrial outer membrane protein porin 2-like gives MATKGPSLFTDIGKKAKDLLNKDYGSDLKFTISSKSDSGLALRSTVAKKGSLSSGDIGARYKHKNAALDVKVDTASNVSTTFTVTDILPSTKTIASLKFPDYKSGKLEVQYLNEHATFTTAVRFNQSPSVDFSATIGTPSIAFGAEARYLTASGNFAKYNAGVSLAKPDSTASVILADKGDSLRVSYLHHLKKLNGGAVVGEVSRRFSSNENTLTVGCSYVVDHHTVVKTKLNNHGNLGALLRHELTHKSSLTISGAFDTKALEKNPKFGLALSLKP, from the exons ATGGCGACCAAGGGACCTTCACTCTTCACCGATATTGGCAAGAAAGCCAAAg ACTTGCTCAACAAGGACTATGGCTCTGACCTGAAATTCACTATCTCCTCCAAAAGTGACTCAGGACTG GCCCTTCGTTCAACTGTGGCAAAGAAGGGAAGTCTCTCTTCTGGTGACATAGGAGCGCGATACAAACATAAGAATGCTGCACTTGATGTCAAAGTTGATACAGCATCAAAT GTCTCAACAACCTTCACTGTGACAGATATCCTTCCATCCACAAAAACTATTGCTTCATTAAAATTTCCTGATTACAAGTCTGGCAAG TTAGAGGTTCAGTATCTTAATGAACATGCGACTTTCACTACAGCTGTTCGTTTCAACCAGTCCCCTTCTGTAGATTTTTCGGCTACCATTGGTACCCCCAGCATTGCCTTCGGAGCTGAAGCTAGGTACTTGACAGCTTCTGGCAACTTTGCAAAGTATAATGCTGGTGTGAGCTTGGCAAAGCCAGATTCCACAGCTTCAGTTATCTT GGCGGACAAAGGAGATTCATTAAGGGTGTCATACTTGCACCATCTAAAAAAGCTAAATGGAGGAGCTGTAGTGGGAGAGGTTAGTAGAAGGTTCTCCTCTAATGAGAACACTTTAACAGTTGGATGTTCGTATGTGGTTGATCATCACACGGTAGTGAAGACAAAGCTCAACAACCATGGCAATCTTGGGGCTCTTTTACGACACGAGCTTACACACAAGTCCTCCCTAACAATTTCTGGTGCATTTGACACCAAAGCCTTAGAGAAAAACCCCAAGTTTGGGTTGGCACTCTCTCTGAAGCCTTGA
- the LOC115971809 gene encoding F-box/kelch-repeat protein At5g43190: MSSNTKGRLVQTTKNRFSKEKKKNVKNLQSTSSSSSFNRQLAMTKPDMDPEIWSRMPEELLEKILSLLPLKAFLNLRSTCKNFKSLIFSPSFISRHSSGSSLPFSSFLLLSHPQCYNQFPLYDSGLGAWRSVALSHSDLLPAASTAPSFSLLSTSNGLFCFSLPSSSSFLVCNLLARTSRIIKFPASPFAFELLTLVSTPVGYKLFMLSTGSFSNFSAFVYDSNDPSWRKFDGFDPILSDNYHQEGVFFNGCLYFSTPEPFSVVSFDLESGKWETLNSELPGDLTFVRLVCGEGKLYLIGGVGSNGISRAIKMWELDQARNWEEVENLPEMICRKFLSVCYHNYEHVYCFWHQGMICVCCNTWPEILYYKMSRRTWHWLPKCPSLPVKCNCGFRWFSFVPALYAPV; this comes from the coding sequence ATGTCTTCCAATACAAAAGGAAGACTTGTACAAACTACAAAGAACAGGTtctcaaaagagaaaaagaaaaacgtCAAAAACCTACAAAGCACAAGTTCCAGTTCCAGTTTCAACAGGCAATTAGCAATGACCAAACCAGATATGGATCCTGAAATATGGAGCCGAATGCCTGAAGAACTTCTCGAGAAAATCCTATCTCTTCTTCCTCTGAAGGCCTTCTTGAATCTGAGATCAACCTGTAAGAATTTCAAGTCCCTTATATTCTCTCCATCTTTTATATCTAGACACTCTTCTGGTTCTTCTTTGCCTTTTTCTTCGTTTCTTTTGCTGTCTCATCCTCAGTGTTACAATCAATTCCCTTTGTATGACTCTGGCCTTGGAGCCTGGCGCAGCGTAGCTCTTTCCCACTCTGATTTGCTACCAGCAGCATCTACAGCaccttctttctctcttctctcaaccTCCAATGGACTATTTTGTTTCTCCCTTCCCAGCTCGTCTTCTTTTCTTGTGTGCAATCTTTTGGCTAGGACCTCAAGAATCATCAAGTTCCCAGCTTCCCCTTTTGCTTTTGAGCTTCTCACTTTGGTTTCCACGCCTGTTGGGTACAAATTATTCATGCTCTCAACTGGGTCCTTTTCGAATTTTTCTGCTTTTGTTTATGACTCAAATGATCCGTCTTGGAGAAAATTCGATGGCTTTGATCCGATTCTGAGTGATAATTATCACCAGGAGGGTGTTTTCTTTAATGGGTGTTTGTACTTTTCGACCCCAGAGCCATTTTCAGTGGTGAGTTTTGATTTGGAGAGTGGGAAGTGGGAGACGCTTAATAGTGAATTGCCTGGGGATCTCACTTTTGTGAGGTTGGTTTGTGGTGAAGGGAAATTGTATTTGATTGGTGGAGTTGGGAGCAATGGGATCTCGAGGGCTATCAAGATGTGGGAATTGGACCAAGCAAGGAATTGGGAGGAGGTGGAGAATTTGCCAGAGATGATCTGTAGGAAATTCTTGTCTGTTTGTTACCATAATTATGAGCATGTTTATTGCTTTTGGCATCAGGGGATGATCTGTGTTTGTTGCAATACATGGCCTGAGATTTTGTATTACAAAATGTCAAGGAGGACTTGGCATTGGCTGCCCAAATGCCCTTCTTTGCCTGTCAAATGTAACTGTGGCTTCAGGTGGTTTTCTTTTGTTCCGGCATTGTATGCTCCAGTTTAA